One genomic segment of Desulforamulus reducens MI-1 includes these proteins:
- a CDS encoding O-antigen polymerase: MSYIAISMCFAIGSFGYIGARKIYSPIVTFSCFFGFLMLFARLQLYGLYSVSDTVYFYIILGVVAFTVGALFANKIKLPCVKLSDKNFSDKYYWIAVVICLAGLIVNYKVILIYFTQGLNIADIYNMMARTVGGEETLLTNTYSHVEEIMQQYIGYPLLYMLVPMSILMYFEKRKSKYLIVAIGLFLIRFLVDFRRTYLVNIIIFVVIIAFIESKKGFNFIKRHKWKFITAIVMLVIAFIVVSRVRRGEDSYSFSYNLYTYYVGSIPYFDQRIQLWQASNSQFTYGFTSFRGIFAPFFSVFGLIFGLSEPAAFSRATDVVHSLHNIVLYITSGHRFNSYATVFFEFYADGGVIGIVIGSWIYGYIAQRLYRKLILQGNVRDKYRYAYFFSTFIMFSVLHFNFMVVCYAWPLIIDRLVFTNKQLNK, from the coding sequence TTGAGCTATATTGCAATAAGTATGTGCTTTGCTATTGGGAGTTTTGGCTATATTGGGGCTAGGAAAATTTACAGTCCAATTGTTACTTTTAGTTGTTTTTTTGGATTTTTAATGCTATTTGCTCGCCTGCAGTTATATGGGTTATATTCTGTTAGTGATACAGTCTACTTTTATATTATATTAGGTGTGGTAGCTTTTACTGTTGGCGCACTGTTTGCAAATAAGATAAAATTACCATGTGTTAAATTGAGTGATAAAAATTTTTCGGATAAATATTACTGGATCGCAGTAGTAATTTGTTTAGCTGGGCTTATAGTAAATTATAAAGTTATCTTAATATATTTTACTCAAGGGTTAAATATAGCAGATATATATAATATGATGGCAAGAACGGTTGGTGGCGAAGAAACATTACTAACGAACACATATTCACATGTTGAAGAAATAATGCAGCAATATATTGGTTATCCGTTACTGTACATGCTTGTTCCAATGTCAATTTTAATGTATTTCGAAAAAAGGAAATCAAAATATTTGATAGTTGCTATCGGCCTATTTTTGATAAGATTTTTGGTGGATTTTAGAAGAACGTACTTAGTTAATATAATAATTTTCGTTGTTATTATAGCATTTATAGAATCCAAAAAAGGATTTAATTTTATTAAGAGACATAAATGGAAATTCATTACTGCAATTGTAATGCTTGTTATTGCCTTTATTGTTGTTTCAAGGGTAAGAAGGGGAGAAGATTCATATAGTTTTAGTTACAATCTATACACTTATTATGTTGGGAGTATTCCTTATTTTGATCAAAGAATTCAACTTTGGCAGGCAAGCAACAGTCAATTTACTTATGGATTTACTTCATTTCGAGGTATATTTGCCCCATTCTTTTCTGTGTTTGGTTTGATATTTGGATTAAGTGAGCCAGCAGCTTTCTCACGAGCGACGGATGTTGTCCACAGCCTGCATAATATTGTTTTATATATAACTTCTGGTCATCGTTTCAATTCATATGCAACTGTGTTTTTTGAGTTTTATGCTGATGGTGGTGTTATTGGTATTGTAATTGGTTCATGGATTTATGGTTATATTGCGCAACGACTGTATAGGAAACTTATACTACAGGGAAATGTGAGAGATAAATATAGATATGCTTATTTTTTTAGCACTTTTATTATGTTTTCCGTTTTGCATTTCAATTTTATGGTGGTTTGTTATGCTTGGCCGTTGATTATTGATAGATTGGTGTTTACAAATAAACAATTAAATAAATAA
- the rfbA gene encoding glucose-1-phosphate thymidylyltransferase RfbA has translation MKGIILAGGSGTRLYPLTMVTSKQLLPVYDKPMIYYPLSTLMLAGIQDILIISTPEDTPRFKSLLGNGSQFGINLEFKIQPSPDGLAQAFLIGEKFIGEDSVAMILGDNIYYGNGMRKILQRAANKESGATVFGYHVQDPQRFGVVEFDNNGKVISVEEKPEVPKSNYAITGLYFYDNRVVDIAKSVKPSLRGELEITSINEAFLKIGELEVELLGRGFTWLDTGTHQSLVEATNFVKTIEEHQGIKIAAPEEIAYINGWITREQLLDCGEKLSKTVYGQYLMRVANGQIQY, from the coding sequence ATGAAGGGAATAATTTTAGCTGGTGGTAGCGGTACCCGACTATATCCATTGACAATGGTAACAAGTAAACAATTACTTCCAGTTTATGATAAACCTATGATCTATTATCCCCTCTCCACTTTGATGCTTGCAGGAATTCAAGATATATTAATTATTTCAACTCCAGAAGACACTCCGCGCTTTAAGTCATTGTTAGGAAATGGCTCTCAGTTTGGGATAAACCTTGAATTTAAAATTCAGCCGAGCCCGGATGGATTAGCTCAGGCTTTTTTAATTGGAGAAAAGTTTATTGGTGAAGACTCTGTTGCTATGATTTTAGGAGATAACATCTATTACGGAAATGGTATGCGAAAAATACTTCAACGTGCAGCGAATAAAGAAAGTGGGGCTACCGTATTTGGCTATCATGTTCAGGATCCACAAAGGTTTGGTGTAGTTGAATTCGATAATAACGGCAAGGTTATTAGTGTTGAGGAAAAACCAGAGGTTCCGAAATCTAATTATGCAATTACTGGATTGTACTTTTATGATAATAGGGTGGTTGATATAGCTAAATCCGTTAAGCCTTCTTTACGCGGTGAACTGGAAATTACTTCTATAAATGAAGCGTTTTTAAAAATAGGTGAATTAGAAGTAGAGTTATTGGGGCGCGGTTTTACATGGTTGGATACTGGTACTCATCAAAGTTTAGTTGAAGCAACAAATTTTGTTAAGACCATTGAAGAGCATCAAGGAATAAAGATTGCTGCACCTGAAGAGATTGCATATATAAATGGTTGGATTACTAGGGAGCAATTATTGGATTGCGGTGAAAAACTTAGCAAAACTGTATACGGACAATATTTAATGAGAGTAGCAAATGGGCAAATTCAATATTAA
- a CDS encoding polysaccharide biosynthesis protein: MFKNSTLLITGGTGSFGNAVLNRFLTTDISEIRIFSRDEKKQDDMRKLYKNDKIKFYIGDVRDIASVKNAMHGVNYIFHAAALKQVPSCEFFPLEAVKTNVLGTDNVLTAAIEYGVKKVICLSTDKAAYPINAMGISKAMMEKVLVAKSKTVDPAKTLICCTRYGNVMASRGSVIPLFIDQVKSGQPLTVTDPSMTRFLMSLEEAVELVVFAFQNAQAGDILVQKSPASTIGDLAQAIKELFNVNNEIKIIGTRHGEKLYETLLTKEEYIVAQDLGGFFRVPADKRDLNYDKYFVEGNQKLSSEEEYNSHNTYRLNIEQIKDKLLSLDYVNNELESWSKP, from the coding sequence ATGTTTAAAAACAGTACACTATTAATAACCGGTGGTACAGGAAGTTTTGGTAATGCTGTATTAAACCGATTTTTAACTACTGATATCTCTGAGATTCGCATCTTCTCTCGGGACGAGAAGAAGCAAGATGATATGCGTAAACTCTATAAAAACGATAAAATTAAATTTTACATTGGTGATGTTAGAGACATTGCCAGTGTAAAAAACGCCATGCATGGTGTGAACTATATCTTTCATGCGGCAGCCCTTAAACAAGTGCCATCCTGTGAATTTTTCCCATTGGAAGCAGTGAAAACTAACGTGTTAGGAACCGACAACGTACTTACAGCCGCTATCGAGTATGGGGTTAAAAAAGTAATTTGCTTATCTACTGACAAAGCTGCATATCCTATTAATGCAATGGGTATATCAAAAGCCATGATGGAAAAAGTCTTAGTAGCCAAATCAAAAACTGTAGACCCGGCTAAAACCCTTATCTGTTGCACACGATACGGAAACGTTATGGCATCCAGAGGTTCTGTAATCCCCCTATTTATTGATCAAGTAAAGAGTGGACAACCTTTAACGGTAACAGATCCAAGTATGACCAGGTTTTTAATGAGCCTTGAAGAAGCAGTGGAACTTGTAGTTTTTGCATTTCAAAATGCCCAAGCAGGTGATATTTTAGTGCAGAAATCACCGGCCTCCACCATTGGTGACTTAGCTCAAGCAATTAAAGAGTTATTTAACGTGAATAACGAGATTAAAATAATAGGTACTCGCCACGGAGAAAAGCTTTATGAAACACTGCTTACCAAAGAGGAATATATAGTAGCTCAGGATTTAGGTGGATTTTTTAGAGTACCCGCTGACAAAAGAGATCTTAATTATGATAAATATTTCGTAGAAGGAAACCAGAAGCTATCTTCAGAAGAAGAGTATAACTCTCATAATACATATAGGCTTAATATAGAGCAGATTAAAGATAAATTATTGTCCCTTGATTATGTAAATAACGAGTTAGAAAGCTGGAGTAAACCATGA
- a CDS encoding acyltransferase family protein, with amino-acid sequence MEKKMEDNRLTWQLTITSFILSVLIIFHHCFNIDVDYDAIVGQGVYRVAYVIERYMYNISECAVPIFFFISAFLFFKTYKQSVNYYVYKLKKRLFSLLIPYILYNILGYYKYILFNNITFNFNELIVSIISSSTMPLWFIRELMILSILSPLIYWVINRKYVSIIVLGITALLSIFGVASYRCFIYWTSIYLFGAYVAVYYGTFNFFSLRNNKKKIVVPLSCILFLCSAWFLPNTTGDMDIYGELAFYLFRLICPFIMLLLCSYDSSKIQVKFYMRYSFFTYCVHMPLISVVQYVTSRVVFADSWLLIAEYMLTPFVILTIIVCAATLLSKYFPHIWKVCNGWR; translated from the coding sequence ATGGAGAAAAAAATGGAAGACAATCGCTTAACATGGCAACTCACAATAACCAGTTTTATATTATCTGTATTAATTATATTCCATCACTGCTTCAATATAGACGTTGACTATGATGCCATAGTGGGGCAGGGCGTTTATAGAGTTGCGTATGTTATAGAGCGTTATATGTATAACATATCAGAGTGCGCAGTTCCGATTTTCTTTTTTATATCTGCATTTCTTTTTTTTAAAACATATAAGCAATCAGTTAACTACTATGTATATAAACTGAAGAAAAGATTATTTTCTTTATTAATCCCCTATATTCTGTATAATATCTTAGGCTATTATAAGTATATTTTGTTTAATAATATTACATTTAATTTTAATGAGTTAATAGTTTCTATTATCAGCAGTTCTACCATGCCTTTGTGGTTTATACGTGAATTGATGATATTATCCATTTTATCTCCGCTAATATATTGGGTGATAAATAGAAAATATGTATCCATTATAGTGTTAGGAATAACTGCTCTTTTGTCAATATTTGGTGTAGCTAGTTACAGGTGTTTTATCTATTGGACGTCAATATATTTGTTTGGTGCTTATGTCGCAGTATATTACGGAACATTTAATTTCTTTTCCTTGCGCAATAATAAAAAGAAGATAGTAGTGCCGTTGAGTTGTATACTATTCCTTTGCAGTGCTTGGTTTTTGCCAAACACAACTGGCGATATGGATATTTATGGAGAATTGGCTTTCTACTTATTCAGGCTTATATGTCCATTCATCATGCTTCTTTTGTGTAGTTATGATAGTAGTAAAATACAGGTAAAATTTTATATGCGGTATTCATTTTTTACATACTGCGTGCATATGCCGCTAATATCTGTAGTGCAGTACGTAACATCGAGAGTTGTATTTGCTGATAGCTGGCTTTTAATTGCAGAATATATGTTAACACCTTTTGTGATTTTGACAATTATTGTATGTGCTGCAACATTATTGTCTAAATATTTCCCACATATATGGAAAGTATGTAATGGTTGGAGATAG
- the rfbB gene encoding dTDP-glucose 4,6-dehydratase, with amino-acid sequence MASKKILVTGGAGFIGSNFVKLILNKYPEYKIINVDLLTYAGNLENLKEVCNKPNYTFIKADIRDREIIDHIFSRYIDSVVNFAAESHVDRSIEEPEVFLTTNVIGTQVLLDTAKKYWKINPNDKYCKEYKHGVKFIQVSTDEVYGSLGAEGMFVETMPLMPNSPYSASKASADMIVRAYHKTYSLPINITRCSNNYGPYQFPEKLIPLIINNCLKGKELPVYGDGMQIRDWLHVSDHCSAIDAVLHKGVDGEVYNVGGNNEKANIEIVKLIIKTLGKSEDLIKYVKDRPGHDRRYAIDSTKITSQLGWKPTYSFEQGMKETIEWYLKNTDWIKNIVSGDYVNFFDKMYSRIIDEVAGEKED; translated from the coding sequence GTGGCTAGTAAAAAAATTCTTGTTACTGGCGGTGCAGGGTTTATTGGCAGTAATTTTGTTAAGCTAATATTAAATAAGTACCCAGAATACAAAATTATAAATGTTGATCTCTTGACGTATGCAGGCAATTTGGAGAATTTAAAAGAAGTGTGTAATAAGCCAAACTATACTTTTATTAAAGCGGATATTAGAGATAGAGAAATAATAGATCATATATTTAGTAGATATATAGATTCAGTAGTTAATTTTGCTGCTGAGTCCCATGTTGATAGGAGCATTGAAGAACCGGAAGTGTTTTTAACAACTAATGTAATAGGTACTCAGGTTTTACTTGATACTGCTAAAAAATATTGGAAAATTAATCCGAATGATAAATATTGTAAAGAATATAAACATGGAGTTAAATTTATTCAAGTTTCTACGGATGAGGTATATGGCTCCTTAGGTGCTGAGGGTATGTTTGTAGAAACAATGCCGTTAATGCCTAATAGCCCATACTCGGCATCAAAAGCCAGCGCAGATATGATTGTAAGAGCGTATCATAAAACCTATAGTTTGCCAATTAATATTACTCGTTGTAGTAATAACTACGGTCCATATCAATTCCCGGAAAAATTAATACCACTTATAATAAATAATTGTTTAAAAGGTAAAGAACTACCTGTATATGGTGATGGTATGCAGATTAGGGATTGGTTACACGTATCTGATCACTGTTCTGCAATTGATGCTGTATTACATAAAGGTGTAGACGGTGAGGTTTATAATGTAGGTGGAAACAATGAGAAAGCTAACATAGAAATAGTTAAACTAATTATTAAAACTTTGGGCAAATCCGAGGACTTGATTAAATATGTTAAGGACCGACCAGGACATGATAGAAGATATGCTATTGATAGTACTAAAATAACTAGTCAATTGGGATGGAAACCAACTTATTCCTTTGAGCAGGGTATGAAAGAAACTATAGAATGGTACTTGAAAAATACAGATTGGATAAAGAATATTGTATCGGGAGATTATGTCAATTTTTTTGATAAGATGTATTCTAGAATAATTGATGAAGTTGCTGGTGAAAAGGAGGATTAA
- a CDS encoding glycosyltransferase family 2 protein, which translates to MDKVTVLLSTYNGQAYLRELLDSVFAQKNVIASIVIRDDGSSDNTVDIIEEYISNGYDITLLKESNVGATRSFHLLTQYVYGQKEKTPFYAYCDQDDIWNPDKLNVAVDKLRALSEDLPNMYFSNLILYDGKTIRNELAFDVPCNFEPQKKAFARVFTYGCTCVFNQEALKTISLAGGENKIYHDNWLFEVCAFLGNTVFDQSSYILYRQHSNNVSGEIKKGVSLFKYRLYKLFHIKGQGHQFEEIAIQILNLYSDKLKESDKIFLTHVSRYRHNIKSKFILLFSQRTCAEEFVKTICVKGRILLNHY; encoded by the coding sequence ATGGATAAAGTAACAGTATTATTGTCAACCTATAACGGCCAGGCATACTTGCGTGAATTGTTAGATAGTGTTTTCGCACAAAAAAATGTGATAGCTAGTATTGTTATCAGAGATGACGGTTCTTCAGATAATACTGTTGATATAATAGAAGAATATATATCAAATGGATATGATATTACTTTACTAAAAGAAAGTAATGTCGGTGCTACTCGCAGCTTTCATTTACTAACACAATATGTATATGGTCAAAAAGAGAAAACACCTTTTTACGCATACTGTGATCAGGATGATATTTGGAACCCTGATAAACTGAATGTAGCAGTAGATAAATTACGAGCGCTATCAGAAGATCTTCCCAATATGTATTTTTCAAACTTAATTTTATATGATGGGAAAACCATACGAAATGAACTTGCATTTGATGTGCCGTGTAATTTTGAACCACAGAAAAAAGCTTTCGCGAGAGTTTTTACATATGGATGTACATGTGTTTTTAATCAAGAAGCTTTAAAAACGATTAGCTTGGCAGGTGGAGAAAACAAGATATATCATGATAATTGGTTATTTGAGGTTTGCGCTTTCTTAGGAAATACAGTATTTGACCAATCATCATATATTCTCTATAGGCAACATAGCAATAATGTTTCAGGAGAAATAAAGAAAGGCGTTAGCCTATTCAAATATAGGTTATACAAACTGTTCCATATAAAAGGACAGGGACATCAATTTGAAGAAATAGCAATTCAAATATTGAATTTGTATAGTGATAAGCTAAAAGAAAGCGACAAGATATTTTTGACACATGTTAGCCGTTATAGACACAATATAAAATCAAAATTTATACTTCTATTTAGTCAGAGAACATGTGCGGAAGAGTTTGTGAAGACTATCTGTGTCAAAGGTAGAATTCTTTTGAATCATTATTAA
- a CDS encoding capsular polysaccharide biosynthesis protein CapF has product MKILVTGARGFIGKNLIAELNNQKYTNIIEYTRDTDPALLDAYCQEVDFVFHLAGVNRPQEQSEFMDGNFGFTKTLLDSLKKHGNTCPVLIASSTQAALDNPYGKSKKAGEDLMIAYGQETGARVLIYRFPNVFGKWCRPNYNSAVATFCYNIARDLPITVNDPSVVMHLVYIDDVVEELINALLGRENSDGVFCAVPVVHTITLGEIVDLIYSFKRSREERSVPNMSDEFTRKLYSTYLSYLPKDKFGYPLKMNVDDRGSFTEFIKTPDRGQVSVNISKPGITKGNHWHHSKNEKFLVVSGTGVIRFRKVGSGEVIEYYVSGDKLEVVDIPPGYTHNIENLGDTDMVTIMWANECFDPEKPDTYYLEV; this is encoded by the coding sequence ATGAAAATACTTGTAACTGGAGCGAGAGGTTTTATTGGAAAAAATCTTATCGCTGAGCTAAATAATCAAAAATATACCAATATCATTGAGTATACCAGAGATACTGACCCAGCACTGCTTGATGCTTATTGTCAAGAAGTAGACTTCGTCTTTCACCTGGCTGGTGTAAACCGTCCCCAAGAACAGTCGGAATTTATGGATGGGAATTTTGGCTTTACAAAAACATTACTGGATAGCTTGAAAAAACACGGCAACACCTGCCCCGTGCTGATTGCCTCATCAACCCAGGCGGCTCTTGATAATCCCTATGGAAAGAGCAAAAAAGCCGGGGAAGATTTGATGATTGCCTATGGGCAAGAAACAGGGGCTAGGGTGCTCATTTATCGTTTCCCCAATGTGTTCGGCAAATGGTGCCGGCCTAATTACAATAGTGCAGTTGCAACGTTTTGTTACAATATTGCCCGTGATTTGCCTATTACTGTAAATGACCCCAGTGTGGTTATGCATTTAGTCTATATAGATGATGTGGTAGAGGAACTAATCAATGCTCTACTGGGTAGAGAAAACTCGGATGGAGTTTTTTGCGCCGTTCCGGTGGTGCACACCATTACCCTTGGTGAAATAGTTGATTTAATCTATTCATTCAAAAGAAGTCGTGAGGAGCGTTCTGTTCCCAATATGTCTGACGAGTTTACCAGGAAATTATATAGTACATATTTAAGCTATCTGCCGAAAGATAAATTCGGCTATCCATTGAAAATGAACGTGGATGACAGGGGATCTTTTACAGAGTTTATCAAGACCCCGGATAGGGGACAAGTATCCGTCAACATTTCCAAGCCTGGCATTACAAAGGGCAACCACTGGCACCACAGTAAGAATGAAAAGTTCCTGGTGGTCAGTGGAACCGGCGTCATCCGCTTCCGGAAAGTTGGCTCCGGTGAAGTCATAGAATATTACGTTAGTGGTGATAAGTTGGAAGTCGTTGATATACCCCCCGGCTATACCCATAACATTGAAAACCTTGGTGATACAGACATGGTAACAATTATGTGGGCCAATGAATGCTTTGACCCGGAGAAGCCGGACACGTATTATTTGGAGGTGTAA
- the rfbC gene encoding dTDP-4-dehydrorhamnose 3,5-epimerase — protein sequence MKFTDTNLDGVIIVEPAVFGDHRGWFMETYNESKFLEAGLTYKFVQDNQSFSAVKGTLRGIHYQLNPKAQAKLVRCIRGAIFDIAVDIRKGSPNFGKWIGIKLTAENKKQLLIPRGFAHGFMTLTEDVEVQYKVDELYAPELDRSILWSDPVIGIKWPMDITPLLSTKDEKAPLLEDAENNFSYGE from the coding sequence ATGAAATTCACCGATACTAATTTAGATGGTGTAATTATTGTCGAACCAGCTGTATTTGGTGATCATCGTGGCTGGTTTATGGAAACATATAATGAATCTAAATTCTTAGAAGCAGGGTTAACTTATAAGTTTGTTCAAGATAATCAATCATTTTCTGCAGTAAAAGGAACGTTAAGGGGAATACATTATCAACTCAATCCTAAGGCCCAGGCAAAATTGGTACGTTGCATAAGGGGGGCTATTTTTGATATTGCTGTAGATATTCGAAAAGGGAGTCCGAATTTTGGTAAATGGATTGGAATTAAATTGACGGCGGAAAATAAAAAGCAATTATTAATCCCAAGGGGATTTGCACATGGTTTCATGACTTTAACTGAAGATGTGGAGGTTCAATATAAAGTGGACGAGCTATATGCCCCAGAATTGGATCGGAGTATCCTATGGAGTGACCCTGTTATTGGAATTAAATGGCCTATGGATATTACGCCTCTATTATCAACAAAAGATGAAAAGGCACCATTACTAGAGGATGCCGAGAATAACTTCAGCTATGGGGAGTAG
- the rfbD gene encoding dTDP-4-dehydrorhamnose reductase, with protein MKILVTGYTGQLGYDVVQRGLKVGLSLVGLGSENLNIINGETVSHYVKELNPDAIIHCAAYTAVDKAEDDKSTCWNVNVEGTKNLAKAAKDIDAKFMYISTDYVFNGEGDSPFKETDETRPIGYYGVTKYQGEEIVKQLLERWFIVRVSWVFGINGNNFVKTILRLAETRKEINVVGDQLGSPTYTFDLAKLLIDMIQTDKYGIYHASNEGFCSWAEFAKEIYRQANKDVKVNSISTEEYPTRAIRPKNSRMSKQKLRDNGFSLLPTWQNAVERYLNELQEVK; from the coding sequence ATGAAGATATTAGTAACAGGTTATACCGGTCAGCTTGGCTATGATGTAGTACAACGTGGTTTAAAAGTAGGCCTAAGCTTGGTGGGATTAGGATCAGAAAATTTAAATATTATAAACGGAGAGACAGTGTCCCATTATGTTAAAGAATTGAATCCTGATGCAATTATACACTGTGCTGCATATACGGCAGTTGATAAGGCAGAAGATGATAAGAGTACGTGTTGGAATGTAAATGTTGAAGGAACAAAGAACCTAGCTAAAGCTGCAAAAGACATTGATGCAAAGTTTATGTATATTAGCACAGACTATGTATTTAATGGAGAAGGAGACTCTCCATTTAAAGAAACAGATGAAACAAGGCCAATTGGATATTATGGGGTTACTAAATACCAAGGTGAAGAAATAGTAAAGCAACTGTTGGAAAGGTGGTTTATCGTTCGAGTTTCATGGGTTTTTGGTATTAACGGAAATAATTTTGTAAAGACAATCCTTCGATTGGCAGAAACGCGCAAAGAAATAAATGTTGTCGGGGATCAGTTAGGTTCTCCAACTTATACATTTGATTTAGCTAAATTGTTAATTGATATGATTCAAACTGATAAATATGGTATATATCATGCCTCTAATGAAGGTTTTTGTAGTTGGGCAGAATTTGCAAAAGAAATATATAGACAAGCAAATAAAGACGTAAAAGTAAATTCTATCTCCACAGAAGAATATCCAACTCGAGCAATACGTCCTAAGAATTCACGTATGTCAAAGCAAAAGTTAAGAGACAACGGATTTTCTTTATTACCAACTTGGCAGAATGCTGTTGAAAGATATTTAAATGAATTGCAAGAGGTGAAATAG
- a CDS encoding flippase: MSSIKRNVIYNISYQILALIVPLTTAPYISRVLGADGIGIYSYTFSIAHYFVLFTMLGVLNYGNRSISRVRDDDKLRSSTFWSIYIFQLLTGLVILILYGIYVGFFYEGNKLVALIQYIYVISGVIDISWFYFGIEKFKLTTLISGITKVVNLLAILLLIKRADQVWLYAGIVSGGLLINAVIYWILLPKYIHWERISWRQICMHIKPNLMLFIPVIAVSIYKYMDKIMLGAMANMTEVGYFENAEKLINIPSAIITAVGIVMLPRIANIVANGQNDNVKKYNYETMFFVMFLSVAMTFGLAGIADEFIPVFYGSEFSSSVSVIMYLLPSILFISWANVIRTQYLLPNSKDKNYCLSVLFGAVVNAIINTLLIPRLGAIGAAIGTTIAEGTVCIIQTIIAWKYMQIKKYLINGLPFIAIGIIMYIGIHKIYINNSLITTVARIVVGIIIYFILSYAYVWLYHRNEFEILRK; the protein is encoded by the coding sequence ATGTCAAGTATAAAGCGAAATGTAATTTATAATATTAGCTATCAAATATTGGCCCTAATTGTACCACTAACTACAGCGCCATATATATCTAGAGTGTTAGGTGCTGATGGGATAGGCATATATAGTTATACATTCTCAATAGCGCATTATTTTGTTCTATTTACTATGCTGGGTGTTTTGAATTATGGAAATCGCTCTATATCAAGAGTTCGTGATGACGACAAATTAAGATCCTCAACTTTTTGGAGCATATATATTTTTCAATTGTTGACTGGATTAGTCATTCTCATTTTATATGGAATATACGTTGGCTTTTTTTACGAAGGTAATAAGTTAGTGGCCTTAATTCAATATATCTATGTTATTTCAGGTGTTATTGACATAAGTTGGTTCTACTTTGGAATAGAAAAGTTCAAATTAACAACTCTGATAAGCGGTATTACGAAAGTTGTTAATTTGCTGGCTATTTTATTGCTGATTAAGCGTGCAGATCAAGTATGGCTTTATGCAGGAATTGTATCTGGGGGTTTATTGATTAATGCAGTTATTTATTGGATTCTTTTACCTAAATATATTCATTGGGAACGTATATCATGGCGACAAATATGTATGCACATAAAGCCCAATTTAATGCTTTTTATTCCAGTCATTGCAGTAAGTATTTACAAATATATGGATAAGATTATGTTAGGTGCTATGGCAAATATGACTGAAGTTGGATACTTTGAAAATGCTGAAAAATTAATAAACATTCCGTCTGCAATTATTACTGCTGTTGGAATAGTTATGTTACCAAGAATTGCAAACATTGTTGCAAATGGGCAAAACGATAATGTGAAGAAATATAATTATGAGACAATGTTTTTTGTGATGTTTTTGAGTGTAGCAATGACATTCGGATTGGCTGGAATTGCAGATGAGTTTATACCTGTATTTTATGGTTCTGAATTTAGCAGTTCTGTTTCTGTAATAATGTATTTATTGCCTTCCATTTTGTTTATCAGTTGGGCTAATGTTATTCGAACACAATACTTATTACCAAATTCCAAGGACAAAAACTATTGCTTATCCGTCTTATTTGGAGCTGTTGTCAATGCTATTATTAATACTTTATTAATTCCGCGCTTAGGAGCAATAGGAGCAGCGATTGGAACTACTATTGCAGAAGGAACTGTTTGTATTATACAGACAATTATTGCATGGAAATATATGCAAATTAAAAAATATTTGATTAATGGATTACCCTTTATTGCAATAGGTATAATTATGTATATTGGTATACATAAAATTTATATTAATAATAGTTTAATAACGACAGTAGCAAGAATTGTTGTAGGAATAATAATTTATTTTATTTTATCATATGCCTATGTGTGGCTGTATCATCGAAATGAATTTGAAATATTACGTAAGTAG